A window of Candidatus Eisenbacteria bacterium genomic DNA:
CGCAAGGCCGGAGCTGCGCCGAAGCGCGCGGCACGAGCCCCGCGCGCGCCCGAAGACGTCGACGCGAGTGGCAAGTCGCTCGTCATCGTCGAGTCGCCGACCAAGTCGAAGACGCTCAACAAATTCCTCGGCCGCTCGTTCGCGGTGATGGCTTCGAACGGCCACATCATGGACCTGCCGAAGAGCAAGCTCGGCGTGGACCTCGAGAACAACTTCGAGCCGCAATACGAGCCGATCGCCACCAAGGCGGCGACGCTCGCGAAGTTGCGAGCCGCGGCGCGAACCGCCTCGCGCGTCTACCTGGCGCCGGACCCCGATCGCGAAGGCGAGGCGATCGCGTGGCATCTGGCCGAAGCGTTGTCGGGTTCCAAGGTTCCGATCCAGCGGCTCACGTTCAACGAGATCACCGAGCGCGCCGTGAAGCTGGCACTCGAGAATCCGCGCGACCTCGACATGAATCTGGTCAACGCGCAACAGGCGCGCCGCGTGCTCGATCGCCTGGTCGGATACAAAGTCAGCCCGTTCCTGTGGAAGACGCTCTACTTCGGATTGTCGGCGGGCCGGGTGCAGAGTGTGGCGCTGCGCCTGATCTGCGAGCGCGAAGACGCGATCGAGAGCTTCGTCACCGAGGAGTACTGGACGATCGAGGTCGACTACGCGACCGCGGCCGGCGAATCGTTCCCCGCGCGGCTCGTGAAGGTGAGCGGAGCGGATCTCGAGAAGGGCGAAGTGCGCGGCGCGGACGCCGCGCAGCGGGCGCGAACCTATGCCGATGAACTCGCGACGCTCCCGGGTCGGATCGCGTCGGTGGAGACCACGCCCAAGCAGGTCCACCCGCGCGCCCCTTTCATCACCAGCACGCTTCAGCAGACCGCGTTCAACCGGCTCGGCTTCACGAGCCAGCGCACCATGAAGGTCGCGCAGCAGCTCTATGAGGGTGTCGCGCTCGGCGCCGAGGGCAGCGTCGGTCTGATCACCTACATGCGTACCGACTCGCCGCGACTCGCCGGCGAGGCGATCGCCGAGATCCGCGGCTGGCTGACCCGCTCGCTGGGCCCCGAATACGTGCCCGAACAGCCGCGCCAGTTCAAGGGCAAGAAGTCGGCCCAGGATGCGCACGAGGCGATTCGACCCTCGTCCGTCGCGCGCACGCCCGAAGCCGTGAAGCGTTACCTGAGTGAGGAGCAGTTCAAGCTCTACGACTTGATCTGGAAGCGCGCGACCGCTTCGCAGGCATCGTCGGCCGAGTACCTTGCCACCACGATCGAAGTCGAGGCCGGCAAGTACGGTCTGCGTGCCAGCGGGCGCGTGTTGCAATTCGCCGGATTCCAGAAGCTCTACGGGCTCGAGGAAGAA
This region includes:
- the topA gene encoding type I DNA topoisomerase, producing RKAGAAPKRAARAPRAPEDVDASGKSLVIVESPTKSKTLNKFLGRSFAVMASNGHIMDLPKSKLGVDLENNFEPQYEPIATKAATLAKLRAAARTASRVYLAPDPDREGEAIAWHLAEALSGSKVPIQRLTFNEITERAVKLALENPRDLDMNLVNAQQARRVLDRLVGYKVSPFLWKTLYFGLSAGRVQSVALRLICEREDAIESFVTEEYWTIEVDYATAAGESFPARLVKVSGADLEKGEVRGADAAQRARTYADELATLPGRIASVETTPKQVHPRAPFITSTLQQTAFNRLGFTSQRTMKVAQQLYEGVALGAEGSVGLITYMRTDSPRLAGEAIAEIRGWLTRSLGPEYVPEQPRQFKGKKSAQDAHEAIRPSSVARTPEAVKRYLSEEQFKLYDLIWKRATASQASSAEYLATTIEVEAGKYGLRASGRVLQFAGFQKLYGLEEEDEEKESRLPVLAIGTALAVAKQPIEQPTDGEALETVCPIQHFTQPPPRYTEGSLVKSLEEENIGRPSTYATIVSTITGRKYVDRDRGKLVPTELGRTVNKLLVNTFPDVFDVGFTATMEDELDEIEEGKREWQGVVGEMWKPLSRDLAVAEKSVDQHRESVQEETEIACPNCGRKLIRKFGRRGPFLACPGYPECKYTRPVDDAELPTPIEGTCPKCGSGLVARNGPYGRFISCEKRPTCDYARKITLGIACPDCGEGEILEKRTRRGKVFFSCTRYPECKFAAWDRPRPVPCPNCGAAFMVEKETKRKGLMLRCLQCKMEFPPEPASA